Proteins from a single region of Plasmodium brasilianum strain Bolivian I chromosome 13, whole genome shotgun sequence:
- a CDS encoding protein-L-isoaspartate(D-aspartate) O-methyltransferase: MYYSLLKVLIYKTFLRICFDLSRKLTSESQLTSLLFCKHIERVNKFSYLKPLKYNLQRKTEKYTRINTMYTLAENNHKSLIDNLKNRGIIDDDEVYDTMLQVDRGKYIKENPYVDTPVYISHGVTISSPHMHALSLKRLMNVLKPGSRAIDVGSGSGYLTVCMAIRTNVLENKNSFVIGLERVKDVVNFSIENIKRDKPELLHIDNFKIIHKNIYQVNEQEKEELGLFDAIHVGASASELPEILIDLLAENGKLIIPLEEGYTQVLYEITKKNGKIIKDRLFDVCFVTLKKN; this comes from the exons ATGTACTATTCACTTTTAAAAgtacttatttataaaacatttttaagaatttgTTTTGATCTTTCACGAAAGTTAACATCGGAATCACAATTAACAAGTTTGTTATTTTGCAAGCATATTGAAAGGGTTAACAAATTTTCTTATCTCAAGCCtttgaaatataatttgCAAAGGAAAACTGAAAAATACACTAGAATAAATACTATGTACACTTTAGCAGAAAATAATCATAAAAGCTTAATTGATAATCTTAAAAATAGAGGAATAATTGACGATGATGAAGTATATGACACAATGTTACAG GTGGACCGAGGgaaatacataaaagaaaatccCTATGTGGACACACCAGTGTATATTAGTCATGGTGTTACCATATCTTCTCCTCACATGCATGCCTTATCATTAAAGCGATTAATGAATGTGCTAAAGCCAGGATCGCGAGCAATTGATGTTG GCTCAGGGTCAGGTTATTTAACGGTATGTATGGCTATAAGAACAAATGTgctggaaaataaaaattcttttgtAATAGGATTAGAGAGAGTAAAAGATGTAGTAAATTTTtctattgaaaatataaaacgtGACAAACCTGAGTTATTACATAtagataattttaaaattattcacaaaaatatttatcaagTAAATGAACAAGAAAAAGAGGAATTGGGTTTATTCGACGCTATTCATGTAGGTGCATCAGCCAGCGAACTTCCAGAGATTTTAATTGATTTATTAGCAGAAAATGGTAAATTGATTATACCCTTAGAAGAGGGATATACACAAgttttatatgaaattaccaaaaagaatggaaaaattattaaagatAGATTATTTGATGTT